A portion of the Chloroflexota bacterium genome contains these proteins:
- the topA gene encoding type I DNA topoisomerase, whose product MAKRNLVVVESAAKAKTIEKFLGRDYVVRASYGHVRDLPDNVLGVDTEHDFQPTYVVSPEKKDVVKRLKDEAKGAEAVYLATDPDREGEAIAWHLVHALGLKGRNIHRVEFHEITKDAIVHAVQHPRQIDEQRVDAQQARRVLDRLVGFKVSQLLWKKVRRGLSAGRVQSVAVRIVVDRERERDAFVPVEYWSIEADLRKRMPGTPVFRAALTEQDGKKVDRFDLKNEEQAQRIVGDLHGAGWAVREVKKSERQRSPAPPFTTSTLQQDASRKLGFTARQTMALAQQLYEGMPVEGGESVGLITYMRTDSVTVAETAIAEVRQTIASRYGSEYVPAQPRIHRTRSRMAQEAHEAIRPTSSERAPERVQPFLLRAGKDERDGRNLFRLYTLIWQRFVASQMASAIFDQTTADIDAHRDGGSRYTFRATGSVPRFLGFLSVYREGKDDGDTADEDGQPRLPELAAGERLDLLKLMPEQHFTQPPPRFTEATLVKALEEHGIGRPSTYAPILSVIRDRGYVEMEERRFKPTDLGYLVNDMLVGNFRDIVDVQFTAGMEQKLDDIAQGERPWVPVMREFYDPFAETLDRAQREVQHVNQTAEVTDKLCDKCGKPMSIKLGRFGRFLSCTGYPDCKNARPLNADDSPPEVSDEVCENCGKPMLVKTGRFGKFLSCSDYPDCKTSRPILVKLGLTCPKCNEGELVEKKGRTGRPFYGCARYPACDWVCWSRPLPDPCETCGKLRIPLGADKIHCMGCDGDLPVRQRKTDADGKPIAGRGRTGGRTAAASTSRGRATAASRAAASGEKPAPKRAAAATSTARRTASGAADGDVDAVAPATAAKPRASRTAASKTAAGKAKTATAKASASKSTTAKSTTKSGAAAKSTARTRASSTSTRAKRAS is encoded by the coding sequence ATGGCAAAGCGCAACCTGGTGGTGGTCGAGTCGGCCGCCAAAGCCAAAACCATAGAGAAGTTCCTCGGCAGGGACTACGTGGTCCGTGCCTCCTATGGCCACGTCCGCGACCTGCCGGACAACGTCCTCGGAGTCGATACGGAGCACGATTTTCAGCCGACCTACGTCGTCTCACCCGAGAAGAAGGACGTCGTCAAGCGGCTGAAGGATGAGGCGAAGGGCGCTGAAGCCGTGTACCTGGCCACCGACCCTGACCGCGAGGGCGAGGCGATCGCCTGGCACCTCGTGCATGCCCTCGGGCTGAAGGGTCGCAACATCCACCGCGTCGAGTTCCACGAGATCACCAAAGACGCCATCGTGCACGCCGTTCAGCATCCACGCCAGATCGACGAGCAGCGCGTGGATGCCCAGCAGGCGCGCCGCGTCCTCGACCGCCTCGTCGGGTTCAAGGTCAGCCAGTTGCTCTGGAAGAAGGTTCGTCGCGGCCTCTCGGCCGGGCGGGTCCAGAGCGTTGCCGTCCGCATCGTGGTCGACCGTGAGCGCGAGCGCGACGCCTTCGTGCCCGTCGAGTACTGGTCTATCGAGGCCGATCTGCGGAAGCGGATGCCCGGCACGCCCGTCTTCCGGGCCGCCCTCACCGAGCAGGACGGCAAGAAGGTGGACCGCTTCGACCTGAAGAACGAGGAGCAGGCGCAGCGGATTGTCGGCGATCTGCATGGCGCCGGCTGGGCTGTGCGCGAGGTCAAGAAGTCCGAGCGCCAGCGCAGCCCCGCGCCGCCGTTCACGACCAGCACGCTGCAACAGGACGCCAGCCGTAAGCTCGGGTTCACCGCCCGCCAGACGATGGCCCTCGCGCAGCAGCTCTACGAAGGTATGCCTGTCGAAGGCGGTGAGAGCGTCGGTCTGATCACCTACATGCGAACCGACTCGGTCACCGTGGCCGAGACGGCCATCGCCGAGGTGCGCCAGACCATCGCCAGCCGCTACGGCAGCGAGTACGTGCCTGCCCAGCCGCGCATCCACCGCACCAGGAGCCGCATGGCCCAGGAGGCCCACGAGGCGATCCGCCCCACCTCCTCCGAGCGCGCGCCGGAGCGCGTGCAGCCATTCTTGCTCCGGGCCGGCAAGGACGAGCGGGATGGCCGCAACCTGTTCCGGCTCTACACCCTGATCTGGCAGCGGTTCGTGGCGAGTCAGATGGCCTCCGCCATCTTCGACCAGACCACCGCCGACATCGATGCTCACCGTGACGGCGGCAGCCGCTACACCTTCCGGGCGACCGGCTCGGTGCCGCGCTTCCTGGGGTTCCTCTCGGTCTACCGCGAGGGCAAGGACGACGGCGACACGGCGGACGAGGACGGCCAGCCGCGCCTGCCCGAGCTGGCGGCCGGCGAGCGGCTCGACCTGCTCAAGCTCATGCCCGAACAGCACTTCACCCAGCCGCCGCCACGGTTCACCGAGGCGACGCTGGTCAAGGCGCTGGAGGAGCACGGCATCGGGCGGCCCTCGACCTACGCTCCGATCCTCTCCGTGATTCGGGACCGTGGCTACGTCGAGATGGAGGAGCGGCGCTTCAAGCCGACCGACCTCGGCTATCTCGTGAACGACATGCTCGTCGGGAACTTCCGAGATATCGTGGATGTCCAGTTCACGGCCGGCATGGAGCAGAAGCTCGACGACATCGCCCAGGGCGAACGCCCCTGGGTGCCGGTCATGCGCGAGTTCTACGATCCGTTCGCGGAGACGCTCGACCGTGCCCAGCGCGAGGTCCAGCACGTCAACCAGACCGCCGAAGTCACCGACAAGCTGTGCGACAAGTGCGGCAAGCCGATGTCCATCAAACTCGGGCGGTTCGGGCGGTTCCTCTCCTGCACCGGCTACCCGGACTGCAAGAACGCCCGCCCGTTGAACGCCGACGACTCGCCGCCAGAGGTCTCTGACGAAGTCTGCGAGAACTGTGGCAAGCCGATGCTCGTCAAGACCGGGCGCTTCGGCAAGTTCCTGTCGTGCTCGGACTACCCCGACTGCAAGACCAGCCGACCGATCCTCGTCAAGCTCGGGCTGACCTGCCCGAAGTGCAACGAGGGCGAGCTGGTCGAGAAGAAGGGGCGCACCGGCCGGCCGTTCTACGGCTGCGCCCGCTATCCGGCCTGCGACTGGGTCTGCTGGTCGCGCCCGCTGCCGGACCCGTGCGAGACCTGCGGCAAGCTGCGGATCCCGCTGGGCGCCGACAAGATCCACTGCATGGGCTGCGACGGCGACCTGCCGGTGCGACAGCGCAAGACCGACGCTGACGGCAAGCCCATCGCCGGGCGGGGCCGGACCGGCGGTCGGACGGCAGCCGCAAGCACCTCGCGGGGGCGGGCGACCGCCGCCAGCCGGGCCGCGGCCTCGGGCGAGAAGCCGGCCCCGAAGCGGGCGGCGGCGGCGACGTCCACAGCCAGGCGGACCGCGTCAGGCGCGGCTGACGGCGACGTGGATGCTGTGGCGCCAGCGACCGCCGCGAAGCCGCGAGCGTCGCGGACGGCGGCGTCCAAGACCGCCGCCGGCAAGGCCAAGACGGCGACTGCCAAGGCGTCGGCCAGCAAGTCGACCACCGCCAAGTCGACCACCAAGAGCGGCGCTGCTGCAAAATCCACCGCCCGGACTCGGGCATCCTCGACGTCCACCCGCGCCAAGCGAGCCAGCTAG
- a CDS encoding Gfo/Idh/MocA family oxidoreductase, which yields MAEQTLRIGFVGAGAINRTRHVPGLKKCPGVEFEVVANRSQASSQAAADEYGIKRTAGNWMEVVEDPNVDIVWIGTHPSMHREITIAALEAGKHVFTQARMAMDYADAKLMWEAAKKYPHLTTNISAPPHYMRGDRVVRRMLAEGYVGQPVNVVVQSFSDSYANPTAPRHWRQEGPTSGLNTLDVGMMIEVMHRWLGYAKRVTALEKTVYPTRPAPDGSGAVPVERPDTLSVVAELENGALATMLFSGVARHAREANRFEIYGTDGTIRYLQASDTILAGKAGDPDLKPVEVSAADAREWTVEEDFIKAVRSGRRATEPSFWDGLKYMEMTEAVFGAAKTGRAVDLPFDRLERDDQ from the coding sequence ATGGCAGAGCAGACCTTGCGTATCGGCTTCGTCGGCGCCGGCGCTATCAACCGTACCCGCCACGTCCCCGGTCTCAAGAAGTGCCCGGGCGTCGAGTTTGAGGTCGTCGCCAACCGCAGCCAGGCGTCGTCGCAGGCCGCTGCCGACGAGTACGGCATCAAGCGCACAGCCGGCAACTGGATGGAGGTCGTCGAAGACCCGAATGTGGACATCGTCTGGATCGGCACGCACCCGTCGATGCACCGCGAGATCACGATTGCCGCGCTCGAAGCCGGCAAGCACGTCTTCACCCAGGCCCGCATGGCGATGGACTACGCCGATGCCAAGTTGATGTGGGAGGCGGCCAAGAAGTACCCCCACCTGACCACCAACATCAGCGCGCCGCCCCACTACATGCGCGGCGACCGGGTTGTTCGGCGGATGCTCGCCGAAGGGTACGTCGGCCAGCCGGTGAACGTGGTGGTCCAATCGTTCTCGGACAGCTACGCCAACCCCACCGCCCCACGTCACTGGCGGCAGGAAGGCCCGACCTCCGGCCTGAACACGCTGGACGTCGGCATGATGATCGAGGTCATGCACCGCTGGCTGGGCTACGCGAAGCGGGTCACGGCGCTGGAGAAGACCGTCTACCCGACGCGCCCCGCGCCGGACGGCAGCGGCGCTGTGCCGGTCGAGCGTCCGGACACGCTCTCGGTGGTGGCTGAGCTGGAGAATGGTGCGCTCGCAACCATGCTCTTCAGCGGCGTCGCGCGGCACGCCAGGGAGGCGAACCGCTTCGAGATCTACGGTACGGACGGCACGATCCGTTACCTCCAGGCCTCCGACACGATCCTGGCTGGCAAGGCGGGCGACCCCGACCTGAAACCCGTCGAAGTCTCGGCGGCTGATGCCCGCGAGTGGACGGTCGAGGAGGACTTCATCAAGGCGGTGCGGTCGGGCCGCCGCGCGACCGAGCCTTCCTTCTGGGACGGCCTCAAATACATGGAGATGACGGAGGCCGTGTTCGGCGCGGCAAAGACGGGTCGGGCCGTCGATCTGCCGTTCGACCGGCTGGAGCGCGACGACCAGTAG
- a CDS encoding aminotransferase class III-fold pyridoxal phosphate-dependent enzyme, whose protein sequence is MAIENRALTIDQEMYERMAGSAALYEKAKETFPSGVTHDARFAKPFPIYVTRAAGSRKWDVDGNEYVDYYGGHGALILGHCHPAVTQAVVEQAQKGTHYGACHELEVEWGKLIQQIVPSAEAVKFTSSGTESTMLAIRLARAFTGRDRLIKVNGHFHGWHDYAAVAMAPPWDVPISCGIPKGVQDTVTGIPDKDADALEAELAKGDVAAVIIWCNALTKAWAETVREKAKAHGALVIYDEVVTGFRYAPGGAQEYFGVTPDLTTMAKIVAGGYPGGAIGGRGDIIHQFDFSDDPKKQRFGRIAHPGTYNGNPVSAAAGVACLNIVKDPAIQKKAADTATKIKAGFQDSLHRHGVEGSVSGWASYISTSLKGKVSAWDLQLKWRAAMQLGGVDPSGTALIVSAVHNDEDVERTVAAYDGALTKLKAEGAI, encoded by the coding sequence ATGGCCATCGAAAACCGAGCGTTGACGATCGACCAGGAAATGTACGAGCGAATGGCTGGCTCAGCCGCGCTGTACGAGAAGGCGAAGGAGACGTTCCCGAGCGGCGTCACCCATGACGCGCGGTTTGCCAAGCCGTTTCCGATCTACGTGACCCGCGCGGCTGGCAGCCGCAAGTGGGACGTTGACGGCAACGAGTACGTCGACTACTACGGCGGCCATGGCGCACTGATCCTCGGGCACTGCCACCCGGCCGTCACCCAGGCCGTCGTGGAGCAGGCGCAGAAGGGCACCCACTACGGGGCCTGCCACGAGCTTGAGGTCGAGTGGGGCAAGCTGATCCAGCAGATCGTGCCCTCGGCTGAGGCCGTGAAGTTCACCTCCTCCGGCACCGAGTCCACCATGCTGGCGATCCGCCTGGCGCGGGCGTTCACGGGCCGCGACCGCCTCATTAAGGTGAACGGCCATTTCCATGGCTGGCATGACTACGCGGCGGTCGCGATGGCTCCGCCCTGGGATGTGCCGATCTCGTGTGGTATCCCGAAGGGCGTGCAGGACACCGTGACCGGCATCCCGGACAAGGACGCGGACGCCCTCGAAGCCGAGCTGGCGAAGGGCGACGTGGCCGCCGTCATCATCTGGTGCAACGCGCTGACCAAGGCGTGGGCGGAGACGGTCCGCGAGAAGGCGAAGGCGCACGGCGCGCTGGTCATCTACGACGAGGTGGTGACGGGCTTCCGGTACGCACCGGGCGGCGCGCAGGAGTACTTCGGCGTGACCCCGGACCTGACCACGATGGCGAAGATCGTGGCCGGCGGCTACCCGGGCGGCGCGATTGGCGGACGCGGCGACATCATCCACCAGTTCGACTTCTCGGATGATCCGAAGAAGCAGCGGTTCGGCCGGATCGCCCACCCCGGCACCTACAACGGCAACCCGGTCTCGGCGGCGGCTGGCGTGGCCTGCCTCAACATCGTCAAGGATCCGGCCATCCAGAAGAAGGCCGCGGATACGGCGACGAAGATCAAGGCCGGCTTCCAGGACTCGCTCCACCGGCACGGCGTCGAGGGCTCGGTCAGTGGCTGGGCGTCGTACATCTCGACCAGCCTCAAGGGGAAGGTCAGCGCCTGGGACCTGCAGCTCAAGTGGCGTGCGGCCATGCAGCTCGGCGGCGTGGATCCGTCGGGCACGGCGCTGATCGTGTCGGCGGTCCACAACGACGAGGACGTGGAGCGCACCGTCGCGGCGTACGACGGCGCGCTGACCAAGCTGAAGGCGGAGGGCGCGATCTAG
- a CDS encoding transglutaminase domain-containing protein, whose translation MDEISLSRLAPSPVADPFLRPTELADWTAPGIVALAVELGSGEGDVETPDVARRCFEWVRDQVRHTVDHGDDVVTARASEVLEHRTGFCFAKSHLLVALLRANGIRSGFVYQRLAFDEERRAFGLHGLVAIDLPGHGWYRCDPRGNKPGVSAQFTPPAERLAYRANRPGEVLFPKVYADPVGIVARALSVHDDPAVLAVSLPDAVTLGELER comes from the coding sequence ATGGATGAGATCAGCCTGAGCCGCCTTGCGCCGTCGCCGGTCGCCGATCCGTTTCTGCGACCGACCGAGCTGGCGGACTGGACCGCTCCCGGGATCGTCGCGCTGGCCGTCGAGCTTGGATCAGGCGAGGGCGATGTTGAGACGCCAGATGTGGCCCGCCGCTGCTTCGAGTGGGTGCGGGATCAGGTGCGGCACACCGTGGATCATGGCGACGACGTGGTGACGGCCCGCGCCTCCGAGGTGCTGGAGCATCGGACCGGCTTCTGCTTCGCCAAGAGCCATCTGCTGGTGGCGCTGCTGCGGGCGAACGGCATCCGCTCGGGGTTTGTCTACCAGCGGCTGGCGTTTGACGAGGAGCGGCGCGCCTTCGGCCTGCACGGGCTGGTGGCTATCGATCTGCCGGGACACGGCTGGTATCGCTGCGATCCGCGCGGCAACAAGCCGGGCGTGAGCGCCCAGTTCACGCCGCCGGCCGAGCGGCTGGCCTACCGCGCGAACCGACCGGGCGAGGTGCTGTTCCCGAAGGTCTACGCCGACCCTGTCGGCATCGTGGCGCGGGCGTTGAGCGTCCACGACGATCCGGCCGTGCTGGCTGTCAGCCTGCCGGACGCGGTGACCCTGGGCGAGCTGGAGCGGTAG
- a CDS encoding substrate-binding domain-containing protein: MSRLLRLGIAALALVLASATSLGTVLAQPGNPELILATTTSTQDSGLLDVLIPEFQRQTGYNVKTISVGTGQAMALGERGEADVLLVHAPDSEKKWMAAGHGIDRRLVMYNDFIIVGPPSDPISLTGATSAVEAMQKIAANGAVFVSRGDNSGTHQLELKLWKDAGFDPKGQPWYQEAGQGMGAVLTIANEKEAYTITDRATYLARKATLDLTIVAEGYQTFLNVYHVMVVNPEKGAHINVEGAKSFADFVVAPSTQELISKFGLDKYGQALFFPAATMTDEQLGV, translated from the coding sequence ATGTCTCGCCTGTTACGTCTCGGTATCGCGGCTCTCGCGCTGGTGCTCGCCAGCGCCACCTCGCTGGGGACCGTCCTCGCGCAGCCCGGCAACCCCGAGCTGATCCTGGCGACCACCACCAGCACGCAAGACTCTGGCCTGCTGGACGTCCTGATCCCCGAGTTCCAGCGCCAGACCGGCTACAACGTCAAGACGATCTCGGTCGGCACGGGACAGGCGATGGCGCTTGGCGAGCGCGGCGAGGCCGACGTGCTGCTGGTCCACGCGCCAGACTCCGAGAAGAAGTGGATGGCTGCCGGCCACGGCATCGACCGCCGCCTGGTGATGTACAACGACTTCATCATCGTCGGCCCGCCGAGCGACCCGATCAGCCTGACCGGCGCGACGTCAGCCGTCGAGGCGATGCAGAAGATCGCGGCGAACGGCGCGGTCTTCGTCAGCCGCGGCGACAACTCCGGCACGCATCAACTGGAGCTGAAGCTCTGGAAGGATGCCGGCTTCGACCCGAAGGGCCAGCCGTGGTACCAGGAAGCCGGTCAGGGCATGGGCGCGGTGCTGACGATCGCCAACGAGAAAGAGGCGTACACGATCACCGACCGCGCCACCTACCTCGCGCGCAAGGCCACGCTCGACCTGACCATCGTGGCTGAGGGGTATCAGACGTTCCTGAACGTCTACCACGTGATGGTGGTCAACCCGGAGAAGGGCGCGCACATCAACGTCGAGGGCGCGAAGTCGTTCGCGGATTTCGTCGTCGCGCCGTCCACGCAAGAGCTGATCTCGAAGTTCGGCCTGGACAAGTACGGGCAGGCCCTGTTCTTCCCGGCCGCCACGATGACGGACGAGCAGCTCGGCGTGTGA
- a CDS encoding antibiotic biosynthesis monooxygenase gives MPFFVGVFQDIRPELLDEMLAGVRDDLAHSYRRNPGRRQSRVFQQIDLPTSFIAISEWDAEEDFQRFQASQRFQRMTVQADPPARIERLHRLRSFARMAFQAHCVACIRLIALPEHGDELEAAILGSIRVDVESSPGLISHDVFRAGAQAGQLVIVHGWESLAALEAFRTDTRERHGEILNPLLTSVERFVGSVTAVFSREIRPVHP, from the coding sequence TTGCCGTTCTTTGTCGGGGTCTTTCAGGATATCCGTCCAGAACTGCTGGACGAGATGCTGGCGGGCGTCCGAGACGATCTGGCCCACTCCTACCGACGGAACCCCGGCCGACGGCAGTCCCGTGTCTTCCAGCAGATCGATCTGCCGACCTCGTTCATCGCCATCTCGGAGTGGGACGCCGAAGAGGACTTCCAACGGTTCCAGGCGTCGCAGCGCTTTCAGCGCATGACGGTGCAGGCCGACCCGCCGGCGCGCATCGAGCGGCTCCATCGCCTGCGTTCGTTCGCGCGGATGGCGTTTCAGGCGCACTGCGTGGCCTGCATCCGCCTGATCGCGCTGCCGGAGCATGGCGATGAGCTTGAAGCTGCGATCCTCGGGTCGATTCGCGTAGACGTAGAATCGTCGCCGGGGCTCATCAGCCACGACGTGTTCCGGGCGGGCGCGCAGGCCGGGCAGCTTGTCATCGTGCATGGCTGGGAGTCGCTGGCGGCGCTGGAGGCGTTCCGCACGGACACGCGCGAGCGCCACGGCGAGATCCTCAATCCGCTGCTGACGAGCGTCGAGCGATTCGTTGGCTCGGTGACGGCGGTCTTCTCACGGGAGATTCGCCCCGTCCACCCGTGA